A single Pseudoxanthomonas sp. DNA region contains:
- a CDS encoding heavy metal translocating P-type ATPase produces the protein MDITLTSPPPASTDTHRFGVAGMTCASCVGRVERSLRSVAGVSDASINLATEVAEVTAPAAAFPALIAAVKRAGYEVASKEWDLIIQGMTCASCVARVERALRAVPGVMEVSVNLATERARIRATSLAEVASLVAAVSAAGYRAIEPQTAEGNTDTASARKTLNGDTLKLLIAAVLSLPLVVPMLGWVAGQHLMLPGWLQFLLATPVQFWIGARFYRAGWHALRAGTGNMDLLVALGTSAGYGLSVYHLFNDAGHHGDAALYFETSAVIITLILLGKWLEARAKQQTTQAIRALQALRPATARMYQDGQEREVAIHEVALSDIVSVRPGERIPVDGVIAEGRTHVDESLITGESMPVARGEGDRVTGGAINGEGRILVRTLAIGAETALSRIIRLVEDAQAKKAPIQRTVDRVSAIFVPVVIGLALLTLLGWGLGTGDWNQAILSAVAVLVIACPCALGLATPTAIMAGTGVAARAGILVKDAEALEVARTVRVVAFDKTGTLTQGRPVLTEEIATRGHAADLLPLAAALQQGSEHPLARAVLSVMGQRAIPLARDVQAVPGRGITGTVDGRNLLLGSTRMMLEHGVALTALQTRAELLSQTGHTVSWLAEQGTDHPQLLGILAFEDPPRLDAAAAVQRLHTLGLRTVMISGDNPGAAASVAKVLGIQEVRANVLPEQKAALVAELAQSAPVAMVGDGVNDAPALAAANLGVAMGTGTDVAMHAAGVTLMRAEPGLIADAIDISRRTTRKIHQNLFWAFGYNVVGIPLAALGLLDPVIAGAAMALSSVSVIANTLLLRRWQPTKIDVGEA, from the coding sequence ATGGACATAACGCTCACTTCGCCGCCGCCGGCGTCTACGGACACGCATCGCTTCGGCGTCGCCGGCATGACATGCGCCTCGTGTGTAGGCCGGGTAGAGCGCAGCTTGCGCTCCGTTGCCGGCGTGAGCGATGCGTCGATCAATCTAGCAACAGAAGTGGCCGAAGTCACCGCGCCGGCAGCCGCGTTTCCTGCCTTGATCGCGGCGGTGAAGCGGGCTGGTTATGAGGTTGCCAGCAAAGAGTGGGATCTGATCATCCAAGGGATGACCTGCGCTTCATGTGTGGCACGGGTAGAGCGTGCGCTGCGCGCTGTGCCGGGCGTGATGGAGGTGTCGGTCAATCTGGCCACCGAGCGCGCGCGCATACGCGCCACGTCACTGGCGGAGGTCGCATCCCTGGTTGCCGCTGTCAGCGCAGCGGGTTACCGCGCGATCGAACCGCAGACCGCGGAAGGCAACACCGATACAGCATCGGCGCGCAAGACGCTCAATGGTGACACCCTCAAACTGTTGATCGCTGCGGTCCTCTCCCTGCCGTTGGTCGTCCCGATGCTGGGATGGGTCGCAGGGCAGCATTTGATGCTACCTGGCTGGCTGCAGTTCTTGCTCGCAACGCCGGTGCAGTTCTGGATCGGTGCGCGCTTTTATCGCGCTGGATGGCACGCCCTGCGCGCCGGCACGGGCAACATGGATCTGCTGGTCGCTTTGGGGACCAGTGCCGGTTATGGACTGAGTGTCTATCACTTGTTCAACGATGCCGGACACCACGGCGATGCCGCGCTGTACTTCGAGACCTCGGCGGTCATCATTACCTTGATCCTGCTGGGCAAGTGGTTAGAGGCCCGCGCCAAGCAACAGACCACGCAAGCGATCCGGGCATTGCAGGCACTGCGGCCAGCCACCGCACGCATGTATCAGGACGGACAAGAACGCGAGGTTGCCATTCACGAGGTTGCCCTCTCGGACATCGTCAGTGTGCGGCCAGGCGAGCGCATCCCCGTGGATGGCGTGATCGCCGAGGGCCGCACGCACGTGGATGAATCCCTGATCACCGGGGAGTCCATGCCCGTGGCGCGCGGGGAGGGCGATCGCGTCACCGGTGGGGCTATCAATGGCGAAGGCCGCATCTTGGTACGCACACTGGCCATCGGCGCCGAGACCGCGTTGTCTCGGATCATTCGCCTCGTGGAGGATGCACAGGCCAAGAAGGCACCTATTCAGCGAACCGTGGATCGGGTGAGCGCGATCTTCGTGCCGGTGGTGATCGGCCTGGCTTTGCTCACGCTGCTCGGGTGGGGTTTGGGAACGGGTGATTGGAACCAGGCGATCCTGAGCGCGGTAGCGGTGCTGGTCATCGCATGCCCATGCGCGCTGGGGTTGGCGACTCCGACCGCGATCATGGCCGGCACCGGCGTGGCCGCCCGAGCGGGCATTCTGGTCAAGGATGCCGAGGCGCTGGAAGTGGCACGTACCGTAAGGGTGGTGGCCTTCGACAAGACAGGCACGTTGACCCAAGGACGTCCTGTACTGACCGAAGAGATTGCCACCCGTGGCCACGCGGCCGATCTGTTGCCATTGGCGGCGGCCCTGCAGCAAGGCAGCGAGCACCCCTTGGCTAGGGCCGTATTGAGCGTGATGGGCCAGCGCGCCATTCCGCTCGCACGCGACGTGCAGGCGGTGCCTGGCCGCGGCATCACTGGCACAGTGGATGGCAGGAACCTGTTGCTGGGCAGTACTCGCATGATGCTTGAGCATGGCGTGGCGCTCACGGCATTGCAGACCCGGGCCGAACTACTCAGCCAGACCGGCCACACGGTGTCCTGGCTGGCAGAGCAGGGCACCGATCATCCGCAGTTGCTCGGCATACTGGCCTTTGAGGATCCGCCGCGTCTGGATGCGGCCGCGGCTGTTCAACGGCTGCACACGCTGGGTTTGCGCACCGTCATGATTTCTGGCGACAACCCCGGCGCCGCCGCCTCGGTGGCAAAGGTGCTGGGCATCCAAGAGGTGCGCGCCAATGTATTGCCTGAGCAGAAAGCTGCGTTGGTCGCTGAATTGGCTCAGTCGGCACCGGTGGCCATGGTCGGCGATGGTGTCAACGATGCGCCAGCGCTGGCTGCCGCCAACCTGGGGGTGGCCATGGGAACCGGTACCGATGTGGCGATGCATGCCGCTGGGGTTACCCTAATGCGCGCTGAGCCGGGTCTGATCGCCGATGCCATCGACATTTCCCGCCGCACGACCCGCAAGATCCATCAGAACCTGTTCTGGGCCTTCGGTTACAACGTGGTCGGGATTCCTCTGGCGGCCCTGGGCTTGCTTGATCCGGTCATCGCCGGCGCAGCGATGGCCTTGTCCAGTGTGAGCGTGATTGCCAACACGCTGCTGTTGCGCCGTTGGCAGCCAACCAAGATCGATGTGGGAGAGGCATGA
- the cueR gene encoding Cu(I)-responsive transcriptional regulator, with protein sequence MATRRSSRALRPELADAREAGLHNIGEAAALSEVSAKMIRHYEEIDLIPPAGRTFAGYRLYTDADVHRLRFIRRARNLGFSIKQIQSLLGLWSDDRRASAQVKKLAQGHIDDLQIKITEMQAMQRTLRNLASRCHGDNRPECPILDDLASPTNGH encoded by the coding sequence ATGGCAACCAGACGCAGTTCCAGGGCACTGCGGCCCGAACTGGCCGACGCGCGCGAAGCCGGATTGCATAACATCGGCGAGGCCGCCGCGCTCAGCGAGGTCAGCGCCAAGATGATTCGCCACTATGAAGAGATCGATCTGATCCCTCCGGCCGGTCGCACCTTTGCGGGCTATCGCCTTTACACCGATGCCGATGTGCACAGGCTTCGGTTCATTCGTCGTGCCCGCAACCTGGGATTTTCCATCAAACAAATCCAATCGCTCCTAGGCTTGTGGAGCGATGACCGGCGAGCCAGCGCCCAGGTCAAGAAACTGGCCCAGGGCCACATCGACGATCTACAGATCAAGATTACCGAGATGCAGGCCATGCAGCGAACGCTGCGCAACCTTGCCAGTCGATGCCATGGCGATAATCGCCCGGAATGTCCGATTCTGGATGATCTGGCGAGTCCAACGAACGGGCATTGA
- a CDS encoding metalloregulator ArsR/SmtB family transcription factor produces MDTPQTVQALRALAHDHRLAAYRALVQAGPGGMAVGELRDQLDLPPATLTAHLNQLRAAGLVTDEREGRVIRIRADDDRMNGLIGFLTENCCGGKSCAPAVKQKLR; encoded by the coding sequence ATGGATACGCCCCAGACCGTTCAAGCGCTTCGTGCGCTCGCGCACGACCACCGGCTTGCCGCCTATCGCGCGCTTGTACAGGCCGGCCCAGGCGGAATGGCCGTTGGCGAGCTACGCGATCAGCTCGATCTGCCGCCTGCCACCCTTACGGCCCATCTGAACCAGTTACGTGCCGCAGGGCTTGTCACTGACGAGCGGGAAGGACGGGTCATCCGGATACGTGCCGACGACGACCGCATGAACGGTCTGATTGGCTTCCTGACGGAGAACTGTTGCGGCGGGAAGTCCTGCGCGCCGGCAGTCAAGCAGAAGCTCCGTTGA
- a CDS encoding arsenate reductase ArsC: MTDKTYNVLFLCTGNSARSIMAEAILNVLGHGRFKAYSAGSHPSGHVQPMARELAAAIGYDASQVRSKNWDEFAVEGAPEMDIVITVCDNAAGEACPVWLGHPALAHWGVPDPVAATGDEEDRRRAYTAAFATLRRRIELLLSLPLQSLDRLAAQAKLGEIGRVGAE; the protein is encoded by the coding sequence ATGACCGACAAGACCTACAACGTACTGTTCCTGTGCACCGGCAACTCCGCACGCAGCATCATGGCCGAGGCGATCCTCAACGTGCTGGGCCACGGCCGATTCAAGGCTTATAGCGCCGGCAGCCATCCCAGCGGCCACGTCCAGCCGATGGCGCGGGAGCTTGCCGCGGCCATCGGCTATGACGCCAGCCAGGTGCGCAGCAAGAACTGGGACGAGTTCGCCGTGGAAGGTGCGCCCGAGATGGACATCGTCATCACGGTTTGCGACAACGCTGCGGGAGAGGCGTGCCCCGTATGGCTGGGCCATCCTGCACTCGCGCACTGGGGTGTGCCCGACCCGGTAGCCGCCACGGGCGATGAAGAAGACCGTCGTCGAGCCTATACCGCAGCGTTCGCCACACTGCGCCGCCGTATCGAGCTGTTGCTATCACTGCCGCTGCAAAGCCTCGACCGTCTGGCCGCACAGGCAAAGCTGGGCGAGATCGGGCGTGTCGGTGCGGAATGA
- a CDS encoding MIP/aquaporin family protein, translated as MIRQRLFAEFLATGLLLVTVVGSGIMAERLAGGNDAVALLANALATVGGLYVLIEVFGSISGAHMNPAVSAVMAARGELPKTLLPAYILVQLAGAVCGALLANAMFDLPVLEFSTKVRTGMGQWLGEIVATAGLLLVVLRAPASRVAVMVAAYIGAAYWFTSSTSFANPAAAFGRMFSDSFAGISPGDVPAFVVAQVIGAALGATIHKLLGKPHV; from the coding sequence ATGATCCGCCAGCGCCTCTTTGCAGAGTTCTTGGCCACGGGCCTGCTGCTGGTGACGGTGGTGGGCTCGGGGATCATGGCCGAGCGCCTTGCAGGTGGAAACGACGCCGTCGCACTGCTAGCAAATGCGCTGGCAACGGTCGGCGGGCTCTACGTCCTCATTGAGGTGTTCGGTTCGATCAGTGGTGCGCACATGAACCCCGCGGTCAGTGCCGTGATGGCGGCGCGTGGCGAACTGCCCAAGACCCTTTTGCCGGCATACATCCTGGTTCAGCTCGCGGGCGCGGTATGCGGTGCTTTGTTGGCGAATGCCATGTTCGATCTTCCGGTGCTGGAGTTCTCCACGAAGGTGCGAACCGGCATGGGCCAATGGCTGGGCGAGATCGTTGCAACAGCAGGTTTGCTGTTGGTTGTGCTCCGGGCACCTGCGTCCCGTGTGGCCGTGATGGTGGCTGCGTACATCGGTGCGGCCTATTGGTTCACCTCGTCGACTTCATTCGCGAATCCTGCAGCAGCCTTCGGCCGCATGTTCAGTGACAGCTTCGCCGGCATTTCGCCTGGCGACGTGCCTGCCTTCGTTGTGGCGCAGGTCATTGGGGCAGCCCTGGGCGCAACGATCCACAAGCTACTTGGAAAGCCTCATGTCTAA
- the arsH gene encoding arsenical resistance protein ArsH: MSNPGDLPNISAELFHLPEIDRLSPTVLAAHAPRILLLYGSLRKRSYSKLLALEAARLLQAMGAETRLFDPTGLPLPDAEPDTHPKVQELRQLVHWSEGMVWSSPERHGSMSGIMKAQIDWIPLSQGSVRPTQGKTLAVMQVSGGSQSFNAVNQLRVLGRWMRMITIPNQSSVAKAFNEFDEDGRMKPSAFYDRVVDVMEELMKFTLLTRDVSPYLVDRYSERKESAEELAKRVSLRAI; the protein is encoded by the coding sequence ATGTCTAATCCTGGCGATCTGCCCAACATCTCGGCCGAGCTGTTCCATTTGCCCGAGATTGACCGCCTATCCCCGACCGTACTTGCTGCGCATGCCCCGCGGATCCTTCTGCTTTACGGATCGCTGAGGAAGAGGTCATACAGCAAGTTGCTCGCGCTGGAGGCGGCTCGACTACTTCAGGCAATGGGCGCTGAGACCCGGCTCTTCGATCCGACAGGCCTGCCCCTTCCAGATGCTGAGCCCGACACGCATCCGAAGGTGCAGGAATTGCGGCAACTGGTGCATTGGTCGGAGGGCATGGTCTGGAGCTCACCCGAGCGACACGGTTCTATGAGCGGCATCATGAAGGCGCAGATCGACTGGATTCCGCTATCTCAAGGCTCCGTGCGACCAACTCAGGGCAAGACGCTGGCCGTCATGCAAGTCTCCGGCGGTTCGCAGTCCTTCAATGCGGTGAATCAGCTCCGTGTGCTTGGACGTTGGATGCGCATGATCACCATCCCCAACCAGTCCTCTGTCGCAAAGGCGTTCAACGAATTCGATGAAGATGGGCGCATGAAGCCCTCCGCGTTCTATGACCGCGTCGTGGACGTCATGGAAGAGCTAATGAAGTTTACGCTACTGACCCGGGATGTCTCGCCCTACCTGGTCGATCGCTATAGCGAGCGGAAGGAGAGCGCGGAAGAGCTTGCCAAGCGGGTCAGCCTCCGCGCCATCTAG
- a CDS encoding MerR family transcriptional regulator produces MKISQAAEASGCHLETIRYYEKIGLLPHPTRTDSGYRVYTSADIERLRFIARGRDLGFSLEEIRSLLQLASDERLSCDDVDRLARTHLTDIRARQEDLRRMADELERVIISCHGGQRAECTILSTLRQPMQRSKV; encoded by the coding sequence ATGAAGATCAGTCAGGCTGCCGAAGCCAGCGGATGCCACCTTGAAACCATCCGCTACTACGAGAAGATCGGGCTGCTGCCCCACCCCACCCGCACGGACAGTGGTTATAGGGTTTATACGAGCGCCGATATCGAGCGCCTGCGGTTCATCGCGCGAGGGCGGGATCTGGGCTTCAGTCTGGAAGAGATCCGCAGCCTCCTGCAACTGGCCAGCGATGAGCGTTTGTCCTGCGACGACGTCGATCGCCTGGCGCGTACACATCTGACCGATATTCGTGCGCGCCAGGAAGATCTTCGCCGGATGGCCGATGAACTTGAGCGTGTCATCATCAGTTGCCACGGGGGACAGCGGGCCGAGTGCACGATTCTTTCGACGCTACGCCAGCCAATGCAACGTTCCAAAGTCTGA
- a CDS encoding cation transporter, with product MPECCGCGKVVDVAGMQAKQRKVLVIVLLINLATFVMMAVAAWHSHSSSLLSGSLDNLGDALTYAVSLAVVGASAHLKGRVALLKGFLILGAAFAVGVQIVWRLAHPGVPIFESMGVAALLNLAANAVCLWLLTPYRAGDINMASAWECSRNDIYEGAAVILAAALVLAFGAGWPDLLIAAALLVLFLRSAVRVLRAAWRESRPNAQPSATI from the coding sequence ATGCCTGAATGCTGTGGCTGCGGCAAGGTAGTCGATGTAGCGGGTATGCAAGCCAAGCAGCGCAAGGTGCTGGTGATCGTGCTGCTGATCAACCTGGCGACCTTCGTCATGATGGCCGTCGCCGCGTGGCACTCCCACTCTTCGTCCCTGTTGTCCGGAAGCCTGGACAACCTCGGGGATGCGCTGACCTATGCGGTGAGCCTGGCGGTGGTGGGCGCATCGGCACACCTGAAGGGCCGGGTGGCCCTGCTCAAAGGCTTCTTGATCCTAGGGGCCGCGTTCGCGGTAGGCGTACAGATCGTCTGGCGCTTGGCCCATCCGGGTGTTCCGATCTTTGAGAGCATGGGGGTGGCTGCGTTGCTTAACTTGGCGGCCAATGCGGTCTGCCTGTGGTTGCTGACCCCCTATCGCGCCGGCGATATCAACATGGCCTCGGCGTGGGAGTGCTCGCGCAATGACATCTACGAGGGGGCTGCCGTCATCCTGGCCGCGGCGCTGGTGTTGGCCTTCGGCGCGGGTTGGCCCGATCTGTTGATTGCCGCAGCGTTGCTGGTTCTGTTCCTGCGCTCGGCGGTGCGCGTGTTGCGGGCTGCGTGGCGCGAAAGTCGACCAAACGCGCAGCCCAGTGCCACGATCTAG
- a CDS encoding lipid-A-disaccharide synthase N-terminal domain-containing protein, translated as MNVMDQEILWLSWTGLHTTPWKLIGLTGAALFGVRWLVQFMASKRAGRPVIPRLFWYMSLCGSLMALSYFLFSSKQDAVGVVQNLLPAFTAAYSLYLDIRHHRSIGTSALAKHASSPSEDDHSC; from the coding sequence ATGAACGTCATGGACCAGGAAATCCTGTGGCTGAGCTGGACGGGCTTGCACACCACGCCGTGGAAGCTCATTGGTCTGACCGGCGCGGCCTTGTTCGGCGTGCGCTGGCTGGTCCAGTTCATGGCGTCCAAACGCGCCGGCCGGCCGGTGATCCCGCGCCTGTTCTGGTACATGAGCTTGTGCGGTAGCCTGATGGCCTTGAGCTACTTCCTGTTCTCGTCCAAGCAGGATGCCGTGGGCGTCGTGCAGAACCTGCTGCCGGCCTTTACCGCCGCGTATAGCCTTTATCTGGACATACGCCATCACCGTAGCATTGGTACGAGCGCCTTAGCCAAACACGCCTCGTCCCCTTCCGAGGACGATCACTCCTGCTAG
- a CDS encoding glycosyltransferase family 2 protein codes for MPSLSVVIPVFNERGNIGPLVQEVAHHLRGKIAFDIICVDDRSDDDTREVLGWLKAEVPELRVLLHHQRSGQSTAIRNGVKHAFSPWIATLDGDGQNDPADILKLIAARQAASPQVRLFAGWRTERKDTASKRWASRWANRIRQSLLRDDTPDTGCGIKLFDRAAFLDLPYFDHMHRYLPALMQRAGWKTLSVPVTHRPRGSGQSKYTNLGRALVGIRDLMGVAWLIQRNHVTATSELSAGPKS; via the coding sequence ATGCCCAGTCTGTCGGTCGTCATTCCCGTCTTCAACGAACGCGGCAACATCGGGCCGCTCGTGCAGGAGGTGGCGCACCACCTGCGCGGCAAGATCGCCTTCGACATCATCTGTGTGGATGATCGCTCCGACGATGACACACGCGAGGTGCTCGGCTGGCTCAAAGCCGAGGTGCCCGAACTGCGGGTGTTGCTGCACCATCAACGCAGTGGGCAAAGCACCGCCATCCGCAATGGCGTCAAGCACGCGTTCTCGCCCTGGATAGCCACGCTCGATGGCGATGGCCAGAACGATCCAGCCGATATCCTCAAACTGATAGCGGCTCGCCAGGCCGCGTCACCGCAGGTGCGGCTGTTTGCCGGCTGGCGCACCGAGCGCAAGGACACGGCCAGCAAGCGCTGGGCTTCGCGCTGGGCCAATCGCATCCGGCAATCACTGCTGCGGGATGACACGCCCGATACCGGCTGTGGCATCAAGCTGTTCGACCGCGCTGCCTTCCTGGACCTGCCGTACTTCGATCACATGCACCGCTATCTGCCAGCACTGATGCAGCGCGCCGGCTGGAAGACGCTCAGTGTGCCGGTCACTCACCGACCGCGGGGATCGGGCCAGTCCAAGTACACCAACCTGGGCCGTGCCCTGGTGGGCATCCGCGACCTGATGGGCGTGGCCTGGCTGATCCAGCGCAACCATGTAACTGCCACCAGCGAGCTTAGCGCCGGCCCCAAGTCATGA
- a CDS encoding glycosyltransferase family 39 protein — translation MRHSLSDLSPGQTWLLTVLVIAALLAGLGLREPMPADEPRFVLAAKTMVETGQWLFPQRGIELYAEKPPTFMWLLAASYVLVRSWDVAFLLPSLLAALLTLWLTGDLARRLWGKRTADYAVLGLFVCLQFVLQAKRAQIDMVLVGMTTLSLWALVRYLLEKPSPWLLMVGTFAAGLGSVTKGVGFLPLLVFLPWLWVRWKSPHPLPSHRGVHVLAGIAGFVLGAGVWLVPMLATVAASSDPALHNYAREMLFKQTGTRYANAWHHVKPAWYYLQTMLTLWLPGVLLAPWLLPAWWRRVRRVDPRYALLLGWALLVLVFFSASPGKREVYIFPMLPALALAASPLLAGLLRRRGVRAVLWSYLSVVVTLTGALGLWLLTASPERVQGLLDGRGMDMSTVKQVSGWLLAFTVVSLVVMAVARRRVVFALVAVTASLWIAYGVGFMPALSPDSSAKALMQRVEATIDLDAELAMLGWREQHLLQADRPVTEFGFKKPWVEQWQQAHTWLLQDPTRRWLFLRKEAIGPCLDPTQVIDIGASNRRAWILAPGTAWIADCEVPATWSADVSED, via the coding sequence ATGCGTCATTCCCTTAGCGACCTCTCCCCTGGCCAGACATGGCTGCTGACCGTGCTGGTCATCGCGGCGCTACTAGCCGGCCTGGGCTTACGCGAGCCGATGCCCGCAGACGAGCCGCGCTTCGTACTGGCGGCCAAGACTATGGTGGAGACCGGCCAATGGCTGTTCCCGCAGCGCGGGATAGAGCTCTACGCCGAGAAACCGCCCACCTTCATGTGGCTGCTGGCGGCCAGTTATGTGCTGGTGCGCAGTTGGGATGTGGCATTCCTGCTGCCGTCCTTGCTGGCCGCGCTGCTGACGCTGTGGCTGACCGGCGATCTTGCCCGGCGCCTGTGGGGAAAGCGCACGGCCGACTACGCCGTGTTGGGCCTGTTCGTCTGCCTGCAGTTCGTGCTGCAAGCCAAGCGCGCGCAGATCGACATGGTGCTGGTGGGCATGACCACGCTCTCGCTATGGGCGCTGGTGCGCTACCTGCTGGAAAAGCCCAGCCCCTGGCTGCTGATGGTGGGCACCTTCGCCGCCGGCTTGGGCTCGGTCACCAAGGGCGTGGGCTTTCTGCCGTTGTTGGTGTTCCTGCCTTGGCTGTGGGTGCGGTGGAAGTCGCCCCACCCCCTGCCCTCGCACCGAGGGGTGCATGTGCTGGCCGGCATTGCGGGTTTTGTGCTGGGCGCGGGTGTGTGGCTGGTACCGATGCTGGCCACGGTGGCGGCCTCATCGGATCCGGCCCTGCACAACTACGCGCGGGAAATGCTGTTCAAGCAGACCGGCACCCGCTATGCCAATGCCTGGCACCACGTAAAACCCGCCTGGTACTACCTGCAGACCATGCTCACGCTGTGGCTGCCGGGCGTGCTGCTCGCGCCGTGGTTGCTACCGGCGTGGTGGCGGCGCGTGCGGCGCGTGGACCCGCGTTACGCGCTGCTGCTCGGTTGGGCGCTGCTGGTGCTGGTCTTCTTCAGTGCCAGCCCGGGCAAGCGCGAGGTCTACATCTTCCCGATGCTGCCTGCCCTGGCGCTCGCCGCATCGCCGTTGTTGGCCGGCTTGCTGCGCCGGCGTGGCGTACGCGCGGTGCTGTGGTCGTACCTGTCGGTGGTGGTCACCCTGACGGGCGCCTTGGGGCTGTGGTTGCTGACCGCCTCGCCCGAGCGCGTGCAAGGCCTGCTCGACGGACGCGGCATGGACATGAGCACCGTCAAGCAGGTCAGTGGCTGGCTGCTGGCCTTCACCGTCGTGAGCCTGGTCGTGATGGCCGTCGCACGCCGACGGGTGGTGTTTGCGCTGGTGGCGGTCACCGCCTCGCTGTGGATCGCCTATGGCGTGGGATTCATGCCGGCGCTCAGTCCTGACAGTTCTGCCAAAGCGCTGATGCAGCGCGTGGAGGCCACCATTGATCTGGATGCGGAGCTGGCCATGCTCGGCTGGCGCGAACAGCACCTGCTCCAGGCCGACCGACCGGTTACCGAGTTCGGTTTCAAGAAGCCCTGGGTAGAGCAATGGCAGCAGGCACACACCTGGCTGCTGCAGGACCCCACGCGACGCTGGCTGTTCCTGCGCAAGGAAGCCATTGGGCCTTGCCTGGATCCAACGCAGGTCATCGACATCGGCGCCTCCAATCGACGCGCCTGGATTCTTGCACCGGGCACGGCCTGGATCGCGGACTGCGAAGTCCCGGCCACGTGGTCAGCCGATGTCAGCGAAGACTGA
- a CDS encoding diacylglycerol kinase, whose product MADGYGHLPRGPKRLMMAARWSAQGLRAAWLHESSFRLEVALALVLAPLGLLLGETGVERALLATTVLLVLPAELLNSAIEAVIERYGPEHHELAGRAKDMGSAAVFMTLAVTALTWLAILAS is encoded by the coding sequence ATGGCTGACGGTTACGGCCACCTGCCGCGTGGTCCCAAGCGTTTGATGATGGCAGCGCGTTGGTCTGCTCAAGGACTGCGTGCGGCCTGGCTGCATGAGTCGTCGTTTCGGCTCGAGGTTGCGCTCGCCCTGGTGCTCGCACCTTTGGGCCTGCTGCTGGGCGAGACCGGTGTGGAGCGTGCACTGCTGGCCACCACGGTCTTGCTGGTGCTGCCGGCCGAGCTACTCAACTCGGCGATCGAGGCGGTCATTGAGCGCTACGGCCCCGAGCATCACGAGCTGGCCGGTCGTGCCAAAGACATGGGTTCGGCTGCGGTTTTCATGACGTTGGCGGTTACCGCCCTGACATGGCTGGCCATCTTGGCCAGCTGA